Proteins encoded in a region of the Isosphaeraceae bacterium EP7 genome:
- a CDS encoding bifunctional nuclease family protein gives MAVQMELTRIIISENGDQQIIFLREIDGPRTFPIVIGLFEATSIDRRVKGAPSQRPLTHDLLANTIELMGGELQDIHISELRDHTYFAKLRIKHDGEIVEVDSRPSDAIALAVTVEVPIFVSEDVLDEVGQ, from the coding sequence GTGGCCGTTCAGATGGAACTTACCCGGATCATCATCAGCGAGAACGGCGATCAGCAGATCATCTTCCTGCGCGAGATCGACGGACCTCGCACGTTCCCCATCGTCATCGGCCTGTTCGAAGCCACCAGCATCGACCGTCGCGTGAAAGGGGCTCCCTCGCAACGCCCCCTGACGCACGACCTGCTGGCCAACACGATCGAGCTGATGGGCGGCGAGCTTCAGGACATTCACATCAGCGAGCTGCGAGATCACACGTACTTCGCCAAGCTGCGTATCAAGCACGACGGCGAGATTGTCGAGGTCGACAGCAGGCCCAGTGACGCCATCGCGCTGGCCGTCACGGTCGAGGTTCCTATCTTCGTCTCTGAAGACGTTCTCGACGAAGTTGGCCAGTGA